The genomic stretch AAACTTAGTGCAAATCGAATACTTAGTCTTATTAGCGTTACAGGATGTCCAATCTTcaccttatttttattgtagagAACATGAAGAAACCTGAAAAAGGTTGAGAATTGCTTGCAGTTTCTCTATTTCTTTACTTAAGCAACTCATGTCGGATTATTTCAAACCAAGTTTTGCCAAGCTTAAGCAGTAGAATCGAGGATATTCTCATCATAAAAATGAGATAcctaatattttactttttggtTGTCTCCTCCTGAGACGACATATTGGTTCTACTTGGTTCTTTCAAGAGGATACATTCGTAATTTCTAGAGATTTATTATAGAAACTTCAACAGAGATAAGTGATATAAAACCGTTGACAACTAATAGTTGGTTATCAATGAAAACGAACTGAAATAAGATTTATAGAGCTCCTAAATGTAGCTTCAATTAGAAGAGGATTATGGTTGAcaagatttattcaaatttcgtgGTTTACtgctcaaatttttatttcaaaatttataattagaattaagtatttaagtaaattattaaattagaatAACAAAATCGACTTTAAAATTCAAGCGTTTATTCTTTCTTCACCTCGTTTTTCCCTCATGGTAGGTATAAAGTATATTGTGCCAAAAGGGAGAGATAAGTAAACGAATGCTTGAAAAAGCCCATGAAATAATTTCTGTCTAGTAGACAAACGAGTTCTGGGAGGCCCAGATATCACATTGCATTGTCGCATCAtctacaaatattaaaaatatatctttttgtttGTACATcctaatataaacaaaaaagatgccacaatcaattataattttcattaaactcACCTTGATTTAAATTGTTTTCGAACTTTATCTCACacaatatatttcaagaaatcGGAATTTGTTGACACAGAACTTGACAACAGTTATATTTTTCATCAGTGCCTTGACTGCTTTTAACTCGTAGacttaatattaaagatagataGAGTGATATGTAACTGGAATTATACTATTGGAAAAAAGACAATGAGGATCAATTTACTACTGTCTATTTCTCTTTAGCCGCTCCTTATTGTTGTATTATGcatagagttaatattgaaaatccaatctaaataaattaaaaagggATAGAGGATGGTAAACTGATGTTCTTTCTCTTTCTATCAATAGTTCGGACCCACTTCAACAAACTCCCATACCTCGCTCCCCCTATCTTTAATAATAACTCGATGTTATAAGTATCTACTTCACGTAATTcagatattattatttgtatatgtgACAATaagtacaataaattttttctttctagttatatattttgtacatgtacggaaataaaaattattacttgtCAGTacactttcaaaatttatatttttttaataattgaaaaattataattattcgaGTTCAAGACGTTTCAACCTACAtactataaacaaaattatcaaacgcaaaaaatttaaagtttccaGCACAGAACATAGGGTATGTTCTGTGCTTAACGGTAAGTTCAGTatgacgaaatttttatttcaaaattagtttttaatcgAATACAGTAAATTATAGAAacgaaaaaacaaacatttttataatgtatataatataattgttTACATAACGCTACATAGAATAATATTCATCATGCACTAACTGAATACTCGAAAGGTGAAGATCAAAGGAATTATCGGAGAAGGAAATTAAGGTTATGTAGGTTATTTAGAAAAGTTGTAAATAAAAGATGAGTCCTAAATATCTCGAAGTAAACactgttttattattaaaaacacaaATTAAGGAACAATCTGTAGATAAATATGAGCAACTTTTAGTGGCAAATGGTTTTGCAGTTAAACAAGTGAACACATTAGTTTTCCAATACAAAAATCTTGAATTGTTGACGAAAAAACTTAATTGTAGTGATTGTTACTCAGGAATTATATTTTCTAGTCCTCGATGTGTGCAAGCAGTATATTTAGCTTATCAAAATTCACAGGCCGATATTTCCTcatggaaattgaaaaagaattttgCTGTAGGTGCAGCAACCTCCAAGGAAGCTTTGGAAAAATTAGGATTAGAATGTAAAGGACAGGAATCTGGTAGTGCAGAAAAccttcttaattttattttgaaaggtAGACGTTTATGTATAGAAAGTTATAATTCAGATTAAATGCTGCAACTTATTGAAcgaaagattaaaaaaattgtttttcagaaaattgTTCATATAAAATGCCATTCTTGTACCCTCATGGAAATTTAAAGAGGGACACATTCAGCGAACTGAAAGGAACAAATGAAATAACAGTTGAGAGTGTTTTGGCTTATGACACAATTAACAATCCGAATATTTTGGATGAGATGAGAGAAGCTACAGATAATTTCACACTAATTCCagaatatgtaatattttttagtcCATCAGGTGTACACAGCACATTAGAGTATCTTAGAAAAGTTGAGAATTTTACTTCTTCTAAAGTGAGTATAGTTTTACAACTGTAATTTCTGATTTCTtctaatcaaaaaattatttaatagattCAAATTCCTGTGTggaaatacatatttatttgaattatttcagtTAATACCTATTGGTCCTACAACTGAATTATCTATGAAAGAAGCAAATCTTCCGGTCTTTGGTGTTGCGCAGCATCCAAGTCCACAAGGTGTACTGGACATTATTTTGTCAAAGTCAATATCTTATTAAtgtatattccaaattttgttgTCTAAAACAgtttgtttatgtttataaagttttatatatttatgaatatctGTACGATTTGTTGAGATTTGAAattctataattaaaatcaataagGATTTAATTCttatattcaatttgatataAACCAAGACaggaaaa from Diorhabda sublineata isolate icDioSubl1.1 chromosome 5, icDioSubl1.1, whole genome shotgun sequence encodes the following:
- the LOC130443699 gene encoding uroporphyrinogen-III synthase-like; translated protein: MSPKYLEVNTVLLLKTQIKEQSVDKYEQLLVANGFAVKQVNTLVFQYKNLELLTKKLNCSDCYSGIIFSSPRCVQAVYLAYQNSQADISSWKLKKNFAVGAATSKEALEKLGLECKGQESGSAENLLNFILKENCSYKMPFLYPHGNLKRDTFSELKGTNEITVESVLAYDTINNPNILDEMREATDNFTLIPEYVIFFSPSGVHSTLEYLRKVENFTSSKLIPIGPTTELSMKEANLPVFGVAQHPSPQGVLDIILSKSISY